The Patescibacteria group bacterium genome has a segment encoding these proteins:
- a CDS encoding type II secretion system F family protein: protein MPIFSYTAQTAAGQIQQNTLSADNETDLATKLQAGGLTLVSATAQSEGNKKSGLSWTDKYTAITLVDKMFFTQNLQVMVRTGFSVSKALKTLSLQARTKRFAYIIEQIKNDVEQGRTLATALRSYPKVFPPIFINMVEAGELSGQLENVLDRLTLQMKKDHNLIAKVKSALTYPVVILVAMVGIAIGMFIFVIPKITSLYAETEVALPMATRILIGVSDFASKNAVFVIGGIIGLVALIIRLIRTVKGKRTIDWLSLKLPIANKIVKKINLARFTRTLSSLLKTDIPIVQTFQIISKTLGNTYYCDAMMQVSEKVKQGITVTSVIENYPTLFPPVVTQIINVGEQSGTLDTIAEEIAVFYEEDVEQTMAGLSTIIEPILMLILGVGVGLIAIAIIMPMYNLTQVI from the coding sequence ATGCCGATATTTTCTTATACCGCCCAAACTGCCGCCGGTCAGATCCAGCAAAATACTCTGTCGGCTGATAATGAAACCGATCTGGCTACCAAGCTTCAGGCGGGTGGGCTGACGCTTGTTTCCGCTACTGCCCAGTCCGAAGGCAATAAAAAAAGTGGTTTGTCTTGGACGGACAAATATACGGCCATAACACTGGTTGATAAAATGTTCTTTACCCAAAATTTACAGGTAATGGTACGAACCGGTTTTTCGGTATCAAAGGCGCTCAAAACGCTGTCACTCCAGGCACGTACGAAAAGGTTCGCTTACATCATTGAGCAGATCAAGAATGACGTCGAACAGGGCCGCACCCTCGCTACGGCGCTCCGGTCATACCCCAAGGTATTTCCCCCCATATTCATCAACATGGTGGAAGCCGGAGAATTATCCGGCCAGCTGGAAAATGTGCTCGATCGTCTGACCCTGCAAATGAAGAAAGATCATAATCTGATTGCCAAAGTAAAAAGCGCCTTAACATATCCCGTAGTTATACTGGTAGCCATGGTGGGCATCGCCATTGGCATGTTTATTTTTGTGATTCCAAAAATTACTAGCCTATATGCGGAAACCGAGGTAGCGCTACCGATGGCTACTCGAATTTTGATTGGCGTAAGCGATTTTGCATCAAAGAACGCGGTGTTTGTCATCGGCGGAATAATCGGCCTGGTGGCATTGATAATCCGCCTGATTCGCACGGTCAAAGGCAAACGAACCATCGACTGGCTGAGCTTGAAGTTGCCGATTGCCAATAAAATAGTCAAAAAAATTAACCTGGCTCGTTTCACCCGAACGCTTAGCTCATTACTCAAGACCGACATCCCAATAGTTCAGACCTTCCAGATTATTTCTAAAACCTTGGGCAACACCTACTATTGCGATGCCATGATGCAGGTATCAGAAAAGGTAAAACAGGGTATCACAGTTACTTCGGTGATTGAGAATTACCCCACCCTGTTCCCACCGGTTGTTACCCAGATTATTAATGTCGGGGAACAGTCCGGCACACTTGATACCATCGCCGAAGAGATTGCGGTTTTTTACGAAGAGGATGTTGAACAAACGATGGCTGGATTATCCACCATTATTGAACCGATTCTAATGTTGATCCTGGGTGTCGGCGTAGGCTTAATTGCGATCGCGATAATCATGCCGATGTACAATTTGACTCAAGTAATCTAA
- a CDS encoding carboxypeptidase regulatory-like domain-containing protein, giving the protein MRANTKKGMTLIEVVVALCIFVVALAGLYSLIVISSRVSTDSRARLDATALANERVEMIRNLSYDNIGTSAGIPSGTLLQSEAVTVNNIHYTITIDVRYVDDPFDGTLGGPLNDPFNTDYKRVRIEVSWPNMLNHIPVILVTDATPKGVENNDVGGTLILTAFDANGNPVPSPAVHIFNDDVVPAININTTMDANGRYVLPGMPVAQETYDISVTKAGYSTSTTYPVSAGNPNPTPPAASIFAGTVTQLSFTIDQLGALTIHSLDPAGAPIGSVAYQLRGSKTIGTDAAGNPIYKYLQNVSTNASGESVLNDMEWDTYVLTIDSVATGYDIAGTNPPGTINLAPGASLSYELTLVPHTDHTLLVTVRDQIGGLMAGATAQLTLAAPPYDVTQTTNANGQIFFSALTSGDYTLTTHADGYVDVITPVTVNGQSHVEISLTP; this is encoded by the coding sequence ATGCGCGCCAATACTAAAAAGGGGATGACGCTTATCGAGGTTGTGGTCGCTTTGTGTATATTCGTCGTCGCGTTAGCGGGGTTATACTCATTGATCGTAATAAGCTCGCGCGTATCAACGGATAGCCGAGCCAGACTTGACGCCACCGCCCTAGCCAATGAGCGCGTGGAGATGATTCGTAATCTCTCATACGACAACATTGGTACGAGCGCTGGCATACCAAGCGGCACCCTGCTGCAGAGCGAGGCGGTGACGGTAAACAATATTCACTACACCATCACGATTGATGTCCGGTATGTTGACGACCCATTTGACGGCACATTGGGCGGCCCCCTAAACGATCCCTTCAATACTGACTACAAGCGGGTCCGGATCGAAGTCAGCTGGCCAAATATGCTTAACCATATACCGGTCATATTGGTTACCGACGCCACCCCGAAAGGCGTGGAAAATAATGATGTCGGGGGTACGCTTATCTTGACCGCATTTGATGCCAATGGCAATCCAGTACCATCACCCGCCGTTCATATCTTCAACGACGATGTCGTGCCGGCAATCAACATCAATACCACGATGGACGCTAATGGACGGTATGTATTACCAGGCATGCCGGTAGCTCAGGAAACCTACGATATTTCGGTCACTAAAGCTGGTTATAGCACCTCTACAACCTACCCAGTTAGCGCGGGCAATCCAAATCCCACTCCCCCCGCCGCATCGATCTTTGCCGGCACCGTCACTCAGCTTAGCTTCACAATCGATCAATTGGGAGCGTTGACGATTCATTCCCTTGACCCAGCCGGGGCGCCGATCGGATCAGTCGCCTACCAGCTACGGGGCTCAAAGACGATTGGCACTGACGCTGCTGGTAATCCAATATACAAGTATTTACAGAACGTTTCCACCAATGCCAGCGGAGAATCGGTATTGAATGATATGGAATGGGACACATATGTCTTGACCATAGATTCGGTAGCTACTGGCTATGACATTGCCGGCACAAATCCGCCCGGAACAATCAATCTCGCGCCCGGCGCTAGCCTATCATACGAGCTTACCTTAGTGCCGCACACTGATCATACTTTGTTGGTCACGGTCCGGGATCAGATCGGGGGTTTAATGGCTGGCGCAACCGCCCAGCTGACTCTAGCGGCTCCACCGTACGATGTGACTCAGACCACCAACGCTAACGGGCAAATATTCTTTTCCGCGCTGACTTCCGGTGATTATACATTAACAACCCACGCTGACGGCTACGTTGATGTTATTACTCCAGTAACAGTAAACGGGCAATCCCATGTTGAGATATCACTCACGCCATAA
- a CDS encoding prepilin-type N-terminal cleavage/methylation domain-containing protein, which produces MLRYHSRHKQTTTRLSGFTLMETMVAMAIFSLALAILYNFYLQGMGSQRYTTEQAQAVNSLRQGTETMVRELREARYGDDGTYILVDAQDQEIIFFSDVDTDNTTEKVRYFLDGTTLKKGVTNPIGDPPTYVGGVESITELSPYVRNGSDPIFVYYNGGYPGDVINNPLPTPSRLTDTKMVQLRLLVNVDVNRAPDSLEVISNVQIRNLKTNL; this is translated from the coding sequence ATGTTGAGATATCACTCACGCCATAAACAAACCACTACTCGATTATCTGGTTTTACGCTCATGGAAACCATGGTAGCCATGGCTATATTCTCACTGGCGTTGGCAATTCTGTATAATTTTTACCTTCAGGGCATGGGCTCGCAACGTTACACCACCGAACAAGCACAGGCAGTCAACAGTCTCCGCCAGGGTACCGAAACAATGGTACGAGAGTTGCGAGAAGCCCGGTATGGTGATGATGGTACGTACATATTAGTTGACGCTCAAGACCAGGAAATAATTTTTTTCAGCGACGTCGACACTGACAATACTACCGAAAAAGTCAGATATTTTCTCGATGGCACTACCTTGAAAAAGGGCGTGACCAACCCGATTGGCGACCCGCCCACCTATGTCGGCGGCGTTGAGTCCATTACCGAGCTGTCTCCATACGTCCGCAATGGCAGTGATCCGATATTCGTATACTATAATGGCGGATATCCCGGCGACGTGATTAATAATCCCCTACCTACCCCCAGTCGGCTAACCGACACCAAGATGGTTCAGCTGCGTCTGCTGGTCAATGTTGATGTCAACCGCGCTCCCGACAGTTTGGAAGTTATTTCAAATGTTCAGATCAGGAATCTAAAAACCAATCTGTAA
- the pilM gene encoding type IV pilus assembly protein PilM, whose translation MALLRSHTEAFGLDLSDGVVRAVQFSSQRRGLAVTAFAEQSLPTGIIVKGEPQEPKSLAEAIKSLLVKPRFGRFTSRRVVVSLPDSRTFSKIIEVPNTDGTQTQAAIQDEVSQYLPYSIEELYLDWKPFGVFRGLDKIRVLINAVPKAIADTYGTALEDADLKPIAFIAEPSAIAYAMTNHADLAATARLIIDLNELRTTYIVVDHDAVTFSTTNHDISGNSVTNMIVTSLQITSTEAEEAKRLCGLDPTRGRAALPTILQPFIEQLSCDIKRILEYYGSHSPTNTPIAEIVLTGTGADMRLLTNHLSEMLEQKVVIGNPWAKAGNIKLNGLASYKLIQALPAVIGLGLIAQSSKISEV comes from the coding sequence ATGGCTTTACTCCGATCACATACTGAAGCATTCGGTCTCGACTTGAGCGACGGTGTCGTGCGCGCGGTACAATTTTCCAGTCAGCGCCGCGGCTTAGCTGTCACTGCTTTTGCCGAACAATCACTGCCAACCGGTATTATTGTTAAGGGTGAACCACAGGAACCGAAAAGCTTGGCTGAGGCGATTAAATCACTTTTAGTCAAGCCCCGATTTGGTCGTTTTACATCGCGCCGCGTGGTAGTGAGTCTCCCGGACAGCCGGACATTTTCAAAAATCATTGAGGTGCCCAATACCGACGGCACCCAGACTCAAGCTGCAATTCAGGACGAGGTGAGCCAGTACCTCCCCTATTCGATCGAGGAGCTATATCTGGATTGGAAACCTTTTGGGGTATTTCGAGGACTCGATAAGATACGCGTATTAATAAATGCCGTTCCAAAAGCCATCGCCGATACCTATGGCACCGCCCTAGAAGATGCCGACCTCAAGCCCATAGCTTTTATCGCTGAACCTTCCGCTATCGCATACGCCATGACCAATCACGCCGATTTGGCAGCCACTGCTCGCCTGATCATCGACCTGAATGAGCTCCGCACCACTTATATAGTGGTCGATCATGACGCCGTGACGTTTAGTACTACCAACCATGACATTTCCGGGAATTCGGTGACTAATATGATTGTCACCAGTCTACAGATAACATCCACCGAAGCCGAAGAAGCCAAACGACTTTGCGGGCTTGATCCAACCCGCGGACGAGCCGCATTGCCCACCATATTGCAGCCCTTTATTGAACAGCTGTCGTGTGATATCAAGCGTATCTTGGAATATTATGGATCTCACTCGCCAACCAATACACCGATCGCCGAAATTGTCCTAACCGGTACCGGTGCTGACATGCGGCTACTGACAAATCATCTGAGTGAGATGTTGGAGCAAAAAGTAGTGATAGGCAATCCGTGGGCTAAAGCCGGAAATATCAAATTAAACGGCCTGGCCAGTTATAAACTCATCCAAGCATTACCAGCCGTAATTGGCCTGGGGCTTATCGCCCAGAGTTCTAAAATATCCGAAGTATGA
- the pilO gene encoding type 4a pilus biogenesis protein PilO: MKLKLTSSFSWLIGAVVIAICFVLFAYFPLSSQLKNRTNTAIDKRNELIDLQEQVQNIGKQQGETELDQKQTELNRLLIPKQSILEFLSTIEEHARTAGVTETLSFDEFPASTATILKHPISLTVTGQYDDVIKFLRSLEGLDYYVNFKQFSITHSSTAVKPASIVSTNPTSNELVASDADAIQLTLAGFAYWH, translated from the coding sequence ATGAAATTAAAGTTAACATCTTCATTTAGCTGGCTGATTGGTGCGGTGGTTATAGCGATATGTTTTGTGCTGTTTGCGTATTTCCCACTCAGCAGTCAGCTGAAGAACCGCACGAATACCGCCATCGACAAGCGCAATGAGTTGATTGATTTACAGGAGCAGGTGCAGAATATCGGCAAGCAGCAGGGCGAGACGGAACTTGATCAAAAACAAACCGAACTTAATCGCCTACTGATTCCTAAGCAGAGTATTTTGGAATTCCTCTCGACCATCGAGGAGCACGCACGTACGGCTGGCGTTACCGAGACGCTATCATTCGATGAGTTTCCCGCAAGCACAGCAACAATTTTGAAACACCCCATCAGCTTAACCGTAACCGGACAATATGACGACGTTATCAAGTTTCTCCGTTCACTAGAAGGTCTGGATTATTATGTCAACTTCAAGCAGTTTTCAATTACTCACAGCAGCACGGCTGTAAAGCCCGCGAGTATTGTTTCGACCAATCCAACCAGTAACGAGCTCGTGGCTAGCGATGCCGATGCTATCCAATTGACTCTAGCTGGGTTTGCCTACTGGCATTAA
- the rpmA gene encoding 50S ribosomal protein L27: MAHTKSGGSTALGRDSQSKRLGVKLFGGEIAKPGAIIVRQRGTKYHPGKNVKRGNDDTLFALTSGVVKFTKKKRQRFDGALKQATFVEVVSKS; encoded by the coding sequence ATGGCCCATACTAAATCCGGCGGCTCGACCGCCCTTGGTCGCGATTCCCAAAGCAAACGGCTCGGTGTAAAACTTTTCGGGGGCGAGATAGCCAAACCCGGCGCGATCATTGTCCGGCAGCGCGGCACAAAATACCACCCCGGTAAAAACGTTAAACGTGGCAACGACGATACCCTGTTTGCACTGACTAGCGGCGTTGTGAAGTTCACCAAGAAGAAGCGTCAGCGTTTCGATGGCGCTCTCAAGCAAGCTACTTTCGTGGAAGTCGTCTCAAAAAGCTAG